The Streptomyces europaeiscabiei genome window below encodes:
- a CDS encoding SDR family oxidoreductase, which translates to MNSTHRLCEGRVVVVTGAGRGLGRAHALAYAAEGARVVVNDLGVGLDGTPNPDSPAARVVEEIHAAGGEAIAHGGDIATTDGAASLVRTALDGYGRLDTLVNNAGFLRDRMLVNLDEDDWDAVLRVHLKGHFLPLKHAAAHWRTETKAGRTPTARIVNTSSGAGLLGSLGQGNYSAAKAGIVGLTLVAAAELARYGVQVNAIAPAARTRMTEGAFAEAMAAPAPGTGFDAMAPENVSPLVVWLGSAASEGVTGRVFETEGGRITVMEGWHPGPTADKGARWTPEGAGETVRKLLAEAEEPRPVYGAS; encoded by the coding sequence ATGAACAGCACGCACCGGCTCTGCGAAGGGCGCGTCGTGGTCGTGACCGGGGCGGGGCGTGGCCTCGGCCGCGCGCACGCGCTCGCGTACGCCGCCGAGGGCGCCCGCGTGGTCGTCAACGACCTCGGCGTCGGACTCGACGGCACACCGAACCCCGACAGCCCGGCCGCCCGGGTCGTCGAGGAGATCCATGCGGCAGGAGGAGAAGCGATCGCGCACGGTGGGGACATCGCCACGACCGACGGCGCCGCCTCCCTCGTCCGCACCGCCCTGGACGGCTACGGCCGACTCGACACCCTCGTCAACAACGCCGGCTTCCTCCGCGACCGCATGCTCGTCAACCTCGACGAGGACGACTGGGACGCCGTCCTCCGCGTCCACCTCAAGGGCCACTTCCTCCCCCTGAAGCACGCCGCCGCACACTGGCGCACCGAGACCAAGGCCGGCCGCACACCCACCGCGAGGATCGTCAACACCAGCAGTGGCGCGGGCCTGCTGGGCTCACTGGGCCAGGGCAACTACAGCGCCGCCAAGGCCGGCATCGTCGGCCTCACCCTCGTCGCCGCCGCCGAACTCGCCCGCTACGGCGTCCAGGTCAACGCCATCGCCCCCGCCGCACGCACCAGGATGACCGAGGGCGCCTTCGCCGAGGCCATGGCCGCCCCCGCCCCCGGCACCGGCTTCGACGCGATGGCCCCGGAGAACGTCTCCCCACTGGTGGTGTGGCTGGGTTCCGCCGCGAGCGAGGGCGTCACCGGCCGGGTCTTCGAGACGGAGGGCGGTCGCATCACCGTCATGGAGGGCTGGCACCCGGGCCCCACCGCGGACAA
- a CDS encoding SDR family oxidoreductase, with product MRLNGKLAVVTGGTRGVGAGIARAFAEAGAEVVTCARRPPEVPLKGAEFMPLDVRDPEAVHRFFAELPRVDVLVNNAGGTPYRPLTATDARRHARVVELNLTAPLTVSLAAHEHLRRARGAIVMIGSVSGSRPSPGSAAYGAAKAGLEHLARSMAVEWAPEIRVNTLVLGMVRTELAHLHYGDDHGIAAVARTVPLGRLATPSDIGDAAVFLASDAAAYITGASLLVHGGGERPAFLDAAAADEGRVVTGGHSIPADEGRVAAGGHSIPADEGRVAADDEPIPADDERVAVDDDPIPADEKKRATGDDPTGADEPPGAAGHERPGTATTQGAWFASGGV from the coding sequence ATGCGGCTCAACGGGAAGCTCGCCGTCGTCACCGGCGGCACGCGCGGCGTCGGCGCCGGCATCGCCCGAGCCTTCGCCGAAGCCGGCGCCGAGGTCGTGACCTGCGCCCGCCGCCCACCCGAAGTACCTCTCAAGGGCGCCGAGTTCATGCCGCTGGACGTCCGGGATCCCGAAGCCGTGCACCGCTTCTTCGCCGAACTGCCCCGCGTGGACGTCCTCGTGAACAACGCCGGCGGCACCCCCTACCGCCCGCTCACCGCGACCGACGCACGCCGCCACGCCCGCGTCGTCGAACTCAACCTCACCGCCCCGTTGACCGTCTCCCTCGCCGCCCACGAACATCTCCGGCGGGCCCGGGGCGCGATCGTGATGATCGGCAGTGTGAGCGGCAGCCGCCCGTCGCCCGGCTCGGCCGCGTACGGCGCGGCCAAGGCCGGCCTGGAGCACCTGGCGCGCTCCATGGCCGTCGAGTGGGCCCCGGAGATACGGGTCAACACCCTCGTCCTCGGCATGGTCCGCACGGAACTCGCCCACCTCCACTACGGCGACGACCACGGCATCGCCGCCGTGGCCCGCACGGTCCCGCTGGGCCGCCTCGCCACCCCCTCCGACATCGGCGACGCGGCGGTCTTCCTCGCCTCCGACGCGGCCGCCTACATCACCGGCGCCTCCCTCCTCGTCCACGGCGGCGGCGAACGCCCGGCCTTCCTGGACGCGGCGGCGGCCGACGAGGGGCGGGTGGTGACCGGTGGTCATTCGATACCGGCCGACGAGGGGCGGGTGGCGGCCGGTGGTCATTCGATACCGGCCGACGAGGGGCGGGTGGCGGCCGACGATGAACCGATACCGGCCGACGATGAACGGGTGGCGGTCGACGACGATCCGATACCGGCCGACGAGAAGAAGAGGGCGACCGGCGACGATCCGACAGGCGCCGACGAGCCACCCGGCGCGGCGGGCCACGAAAGGCCGGGCACAGCCACGACCCAGGGGGCGTGGTTCGCATCCGGTGGGGTGTAG
- a CDS encoding enoyl-CoA hydratase family protein — protein MSVSTSSPEKGISVVTIDFPPVNALPVRGWFELADAVRGAGRDPEVRCVVLGAEGRGFNAGVDIKEIQAAGHTALIGANHGCAEAFAAVYECEVPVVAAVQGFCLGGGIGLVGNADAIVASEDATFGLPELDRGALGAATHLARLVPRHLMRALYYTSRTATAAELRAHGSVWRVVPRPELPSAALELAREIAAKDGRLLRLAKAAINGIDPVDVRRSYRFEQGFTFEANLSGVADEVRGTFGRAGTAGAAKAPGQAGGSATNERDLGE, from the coding sequence ATGAGTGTCTCCACCTCGTCCCCGGAAAAGGGGATTTCCGTCGTCACGATCGATTTCCCGCCGGTGAACGCGCTGCCGGTGCGCGGGTGGTTCGAGCTGGCCGACGCCGTGCGCGGTGCGGGCCGTGATCCCGAGGTCCGGTGTGTCGTGCTGGGCGCGGAAGGGCGCGGGTTCAACGCCGGCGTGGACATCAAGGAGATCCAGGCGGCGGGCCACACGGCGTTGATCGGCGCCAACCACGGCTGTGCGGAAGCCTTTGCCGCCGTGTACGAGTGCGAGGTGCCGGTGGTCGCCGCCGTGCAGGGGTTCTGTCTGGGCGGCGGCATCGGGCTGGTGGGCAACGCGGACGCGATCGTGGCGAGCGAGGACGCGACCTTCGGGCTGCCCGAACTGGACCGGGGCGCGCTGGGCGCGGCGACGCATCTGGCCCGGCTGGTGCCTCGGCATCTGATGCGCGCGCTGTACTACACCTCGCGTACGGCGACCGCCGCCGAGCTGCGGGCGCACGGCTCGGTGTGGCGGGTGGTACCGCGTCCCGAACTGCCATCCGCCGCACTGGAGTTGGCACGGGAGATCGCCGCGAAGGACGGCCGGCTGCTGCGGCTGGCGAAGGCCGCCATCAACGGCATCGACCCGGTCGACGTCCGCCGCAGCTACCGCTTCGAGCAGGGCTTCACCTTCGAGGCAAACCTCAGCGGGGTAGCCGACGAGGTCCGCGGCACCTTCGGGAGGGCCGGTACGGCCGGGGCGGCGAAGGCACCGGGGCAGGCCGGGGGAAGCGCCACGAACGAGAGGGACCTGGGTGAGTGA
- a CDS encoding CoA transferase subunit A: protein MSDKTMTADEAVSRLESGMALGIGGWGSRRKPMTLVRALLRSEITDLTVVSYGGPDVGMLAAAGRIRKLVAAFATLDSIPLEPHFRAARERGAFELMEVDEAMFMWGLRAAANRLPFLPVRAGIGSDVMRVNPGLRTVTSPYDDGETFVAMPALRLDAAFVHVNRADRQGNGQYLGPDPYFDDLFCEAADTAYVSCERLVDTAELTKEGPPQSLLVGRHVVTGVIEAPNGAHFTSCAPDYGRDEAFQKTYAGTAWEDFAERFLTGDEPAYQSAVRAWHKEDS from the coding sequence GTGAGTGACAAGACGATGACCGCCGACGAGGCCGTCTCGCGGCTGGAGAGCGGGATGGCCCTCGGCATCGGCGGCTGGGGATCACGCCGCAAGCCGATGACCCTGGTGAGAGCACTGCTCCGGTCCGAGATCACCGATCTCACGGTCGTCTCGTACGGCGGCCCGGACGTCGGCATGCTCGCCGCCGCCGGACGCATCCGGAAACTGGTCGCCGCCTTCGCCACCCTCGACTCCATCCCCCTCGAACCGCACTTCCGCGCGGCGCGCGAGCGGGGCGCGTTCGAGCTGATGGAGGTCGACGAGGCGATGTTCATGTGGGGGCTGCGGGCCGCCGCGAACCGGCTGCCCTTCCTCCCGGTCCGGGCGGGCATCGGCTCGGACGTGATGCGGGTCAACCCCGGTCTGCGGACGGTCACCTCCCCCTATGACGACGGGGAGACCTTCGTCGCCATGCCCGCCCTGCGCCTGGACGCCGCGTTCGTGCACGTCAACCGGGCCGACCGACAGGGCAACGGCCAGTATCTGGGCCCGGACCCGTACTTCGACGACCTCTTCTGCGAGGCCGCCGACACGGCGTACGTGTCGTGCGAACGGCTCGTGGACACGGCGGAGTTGACGAAGGAGGGCCCGCCCCAGTCGCTGCTGGTCGGTCGTCATGTGGTCACGGGCGTGATCGAGGCTCCGAACGGCGCGCACTTCACCTCCTGCGCCCCCGACTACGGCCGGGACGAGGCCTTTCAGAAGACGTATGCGGGCACGGCGTGGGAGGACTTCGCGGAGCGGTTCCTGACGGGTGACGAGCCCGCGTATCAGTCGGCCGTGCGGGCGTGGCACAAGGAGGACTCATGA
- a CDS encoding CoA-transferase subunit beta, whose protein sequence is MSTAPVHTATRAEYCVIACAEAWRGAGEILASPMGLIPSLGARLAKRTFSPDLLLTDGEALLVGLDGTVEGWLPYRRHLALVTGGRRHVMMGASQIDRYGNQNISCVGDWAKPRRQLLGVRGAPVNTLNNPTSYWVPRHSRRVFVEKVDMVCGVGHDRVAEHPAAARFHHLPRVVSDLGVFDFATPDHAMRLASLHPGVTVEQVKEATGFTLAVPDEVPYTREPTDAELRLIREVIDPEDTRVREVGG, encoded by the coding sequence ATGAGCACGGCACCCGTGCACACTGCGACCCGCGCCGAGTACTGCGTGATCGCCTGTGCCGAGGCCTGGCGTGGGGCCGGGGAGATCCTCGCCAGTCCCATGGGCCTCATTCCGTCCCTGGGCGCGCGCCTCGCCAAGCGGACGTTCTCGCCGGATCTGCTGCTGACCGACGGTGAGGCGCTGCTCGTCGGCCTCGACGGCACCGTCGAGGGCTGGCTGCCCTACCGGCGGCACCTGGCCCTGGTCACCGGCGGCCGACGGCACGTGATGATGGGCGCGAGCCAGATCGACCGGTACGGCAACCAGAACATCTCGTGCGTCGGCGACTGGGCGAAGCCGAGGCGACAGCTCCTCGGTGTGCGGGGCGCGCCGGTCAACACCCTGAACAACCCGACCAGTTACTGGGTCCCCAGGCACTCCCGGCGGGTCTTCGTCGAGAAGGTCGACATGGTGTGCGGGGTCGGCCACGACCGCGTGGCCGAGCATCCGGCCGCCGCCCGCTTCCACCACCTCCCGCGTGTCGTGTCCGACCTCGGGGTGTTCGACTTCGCGACCCCCGACCACGCGATGCGGCTGGCCTCGCTGCACCCGGGTGTCACGGTCGAGCAGGTCAAGGAGGCGACCGGCTTCACGCTCGCCGTCCCGGACGAGGTGCCGTACACGCGTGAACCGACCGATGCCGAGCTGAGGCTGATCCGCGAGGTGATCGACCCGGAGGACACGCGCGTACGCGAGGTCGGAGGCTGA
- a CDS encoding NAD(P)H-dependent flavin oxidoreductase gives METALTRLVGIRLPIVQTGMGWVAGPRLVSATANAGALGILASATMTPAQLRDAVREVKSRTDGAPFGVNLRADAGDARERVRIIVEEGVRVASFALAPSRELIAELKDAGVVVIPSVGARRHAEKVAAWGVDAVVVQGGEGGGHTGEVATTVLLPQVVDAVDIPVVAAGGFHDGRGLVAALAFGAAGVAMGTRFLLTSDSTVPDAVKARYLAATVRDVTVTRAVDGLPHRMLRTEFVSALEASGRARALARAVRHAAGFRRLSGLTWRRMVRDGLALRHGKDLTWSQVLLAANTPMLLRSAMVDGRTDLGVMAAGQVAGVIDDLPSCAELVERIMKEAEEALTSLGRLGTAP, from the coding sequence ATGGAAACGGCACTGACCCGGCTCGTCGGCATCCGCCTTCCGATCGTGCAGACCGGTATGGGCTGGGTGGCCGGCCCCCGTCTGGTCTCCGCGACGGCGAACGCGGGGGCGCTCGGCATCCTGGCCTCCGCGACGATGACGCCCGCGCAACTCCGGGACGCCGTACGGGAGGTGAAGTCCCGTACGGACGGCGCGCCCTTCGGGGTGAACCTGCGGGCCGACGCGGGGGACGCGCGGGAGCGGGTCCGGATCATCGTCGAGGAGGGCGTCCGGGTGGCGTCGTTCGCGCTCGCCCCGTCCAGGGAGCTGATCGCCGAGCTCAAGGACGCGGGCGTGGTCGTCATCCCGTCCGTCGGCGCGCGGCGGCACGCCGAGAAGGTGGCCGCGTGGGGTGTGGACGCGGTGGTCGTGCAGGGCGGCGAGGGCGGCGGGCACACCGGGGAGGTGGCGACGACCGTACTGCTGCCGCAGGTCGTGGACGCCGTCGACATCCCCGTCGTCGCCGCCGGCGGATTCCACGACGGGCGCGGGCTGGTGGCCGCGCTGGCGTTCGGGGCGGCCGGGGTGGCGATGGGCACCCGGTTCCTGCTCACCTCGGACTCGACGGTGCCCGACGCGGTGAAGGCCCGCTATCTGGCCGCCACGGTCAGGGACGTGACCGTCACCAGGGCCGTGGACGGGCTGCCGCACCGCATGCTCCGCACGGAGTTCGTGAGCGCGCTGGAGGCGTCCGGCCGGGCGCGCGCCCTGGCGCGCGCCGTGCGCCACGCGGCCGGCTTCCGGCGGCTCTCCGGGCTCACCTGGCGCCGTATGGTCCGCGACGGCCTCGCCCTGCGGCACGGCAAGGACCTCACCTGGAGTCAGGTTCTGCTCGCCGCCAACACGCCCATGCTGCTCAGGTCCGCGATGGTGGACGGCCGTACGGACCTGGGGGTGATGGCGGCCGGGCAGGTCGCCGGGGTGATCGACGACCTGCCGTCGTGCGCGGAGCTGGTGGAACGGATCATGAAGGAGGCGGAGGAGGCGCTGACGTCCTTGGGGCGACTCGGCACCGCCCCGTGA
- a CDS encoding acetyl-CoA C-acetyltransferase → MAEAYIVEAVRTPVGRRGGGLGQVHPADLGAHALKALVARAGVDPAAVEDVVFGCLDTVGPQAGDIARTSWLAAGLPEEVPGTTVDRQCGSSQQAVHFAAQAVLSGTQDLVVAGGVQNMTMIPIAFASRQAAVPLGLTDGPFAGSEGWRARYGDRPVNQFAGAEMIAAKWGISRRDQEEYALRSHRRAVRAVDEGRFTRETVPYGDVTVDEGPRRDTSLEKMAALKPVIDGGTVTAACSSQVSDGAAALLLASERAVQEHGLTPRARVHHLSVRGEDPIRMLTAPIPATAYALKKSGLTLDAIDLVEINEAFAPVVLAWLKETGADPEKVNVNGGAIALGHPLGATGAKLMTTLLHELERTGGRYGLQTMCEGGGQANVTIIERL, encoded by the coding sequence ATGGCCGAGGCCTATATCGTCGAAGCGGTCCGGACGCCCGTCGGGCGGCGCGGGGGAGGGCTCGGCCAGGTCCATCCGGCCGACCTCGGCGCGCACGCCCTCAAAGCGCTCGTCGCACGCGCGGGCGTGGACCCGGCCGCCGTGGAGGACGTCGTCTTCGGCTGCCTGGACACCGTCGGACCGCAGGCCGGGGACATCGCCCGGACCAGCTGGCTGGCGGCCGGGCTGCCCGAAGAAGTGCCGGGTACGACCGTCGACCGGCAGTGCGGCTCCTCGCAGCAGGCCGTGCACTTCGCCGCCCAGGCCGTGCTCTCCGGCACCCAGGACCTGGTGGTCGCGGGCGGCGTCCAGAACATGACGATGATCCCCATCGCCTTCGCCTCCCGCCAGGCCGCCGTGCCCCTCGGGCTCACGGACGGGCCCTTCGCGGGCAGCGAGGGGTGGCGCGCACGGTATGGGGACCGGCCGGTGAACCAGTTCGCCGGCGCGGAGATGATCGCCGCGAAGTGGGGCATCAGCCGCCGCGACCAGGAGGAGTACGCGCTGCGCTCCCACCGGCGGGCGGTACGGGCCGTCGACGAGGGCCGCTTCACGCGCGAGACCGTGCCGTACGGGGACGTCACCGTCGACGAGGGACCCCGCAGGGACACCTCCCTGGAGAAGATGGCCGCGCTGAAGCCGGTCATCGACGGCGGCACCGTCACCGCCGCCTGCTCCTCCCAGGTCTCCGACGGCGCCGCCGCGCTCCTCCTCGCCTCCGAACGAGCCGTCCAGGAGCACGGGCTGACCCCGCGCGCCCGCGTGCACCACCTCTCCGTACGTGGCGAGGACCCCATCCGCATGCTCACCGCGCCGATACCGGCGACCGCGTACGCCCTGAAGAAGAGCGGCCTCACCCTCGACGCCATCGACCTCGTCGAGATCAACGAGGCCTTCGCGCCGGTCGTCCTGGCCTGGCTGAAGGAGACGGGCGCCGACCCGGAGAAGGTCAACGTCAACGGTGGTGCCATCGCCCTCGGCCACCCCCTGGGCGCGACCGGCGCCAAGCTCATGACGACCCTTCTGCACGAACTGGAGCGCACGGGCGGCCGGTACGGGCTCCAGACGATGTGCGAGGGGGGCGGGCAGGCGAACGTGACGATCATCGAGCGGCTGTGA
- a CDS encoding TetR/AcrR family transcriptional regulator: MPTKKKPRATAAAPARRGELLDRAANVFADLGYNATTVRRIADDAGMLAGSLYYYFESKDAMLEEILRTFLDELWERYDAVLDAGTGPRDTFESLVTESFRAIDRHCAAVRIYQNEAKQLIAQERRFFFLEQSQTKFEKAWLSTLERGVALGELRADLDTRVTYRFVRDTVWVAASWYRPGGKYSPEEIARQYLSMVLDGIAVRGSATESGT, translated from the coding sequence GTGCCGACCAAGAAGAAGCCCCGGGCGACCGCCGCCGCGCCCGCCCGCCGCGGTGAACTCCTCGACAGGGCCGCGAACGTCTTCGCCGACCTGGGGTACAACGCGACCACCGTACGCAGGATCGCGGACGACGCGGGCATGCTCGCGGGCAGCCTCTACTACTACTTCGAGTCCAAGGACGCGATGCTGGAGGAGATCCTGCGGACCTTCCTCGACGAACTCTGGGAGCGGTACGACGCCGTCCTGGATGCCGGAACGGGTCCCCGGGACACCTTCGAATCCCTGGTCACCGAGTCCTTCCGGGCGATCGACCGGCACTGTGCCGCCGTCCGGATCTACCAGAACGAGGCGAAGCAACTGATCGCCCAGGAGCGGCGGTTCTTCTTCCTGGAGCAGTCGCAGACCAAGTTCGAGAAGGCATGGCTGTCCACGCTGGAGCGCGGGGTCGCCCTGGGAGAGCTCCGGGCCGACCTCGACACGAGGGTCACCTACCGCTTCGTGCGCGACACGGTCTGGGTCGCCGCGTCCTGGTACCGGCCAGGCGGAAAGTACAGCCCGGAGGAGATCGCCCGACAGTACCTGTCGATGGTCCTGGACGGGATCGCCGTACGTGGCAGCGCTACTGAAAGCGGTACGTGA
- a CDS encoding SDR family oxidoreductase has product MTTVEPPAYLPGHGLLAGRTAVITAAAGAGIGGATARRFLEEGARVLISDAHTRRLKEYKGELAAEFGAESVRAVPCDVTDEDQVRALFEAAVRLHGRLDIVVNNAGLGGTSDLVDMTDEQWSKVLDVTLNGTFRCTREALRLMRQSGDGVIVNNASVVGWRAQAGQAHYAAAKAGVMALTRCAALEAARYGVRVNAVSPSLAMHPHLAKVTTPELLAELTAREAFGRYAEPWEVANVIVFLASGYSSYMTGEIVSVSNQHP; this is encoded by the coding sequence ATGACCACCGTCGAGCCTCCGGCGTATCTCCCCGGCCACGGCCTGCTCGCCGGACGCACCGCCGTGATCACCGCGGCGGCCGGTGCGGGCATCGGCGGAGCGACCGCGCGACGCTTCCTGGAGGAGGGCGCCCGCGTGCTGATCAGCGACGCCCACACACGCAGACTCAAGGAGTACAAGGGCGAGCTGGCCGCCGAGTTCGGAGCGGAGTCCGTCCGAGCGGTGCCGTGCGACGTGACCGACGAGGATCAGGTGCGGGCGCTGTTCGAGGCGGCCGTCCGGCTGCACGGACGGCTCGACATCGTCGTCAACAACGCCGGCCTCGGCGGCACCTCGGACCTCGTCGACATGACCGACGAGCAGTGGTCCAAGGTGCTGGACGTGACACTGAACGGCACGTTCCGCTGCACCCGGGAGGCGCTGAGACTGATGCGGCAGAGCGGTGACGGCGTGATCGTCAACAACGCCTCCGTCGTCGGCTGGCGCGCCCAGGCCGGGCAGGCGCACTACGCTGCCGCGAAGGCAGGCGTGATGGCACTGACCAGGTGCGCGGCCCTCGAGGCGGCCCGGTACGGGGTCCGGGTCAACGCCGTGTCACCGAGCCTCGCCATGCACCCGCACCTCGCGAAGGTCACGACCCCCGAACTGCTGGCCGAACTGACCGCGCGCGAGGCCTTCGGGCGGTACGCCGAACCCTGGGAGGTCGCCAACGTGATCGTGTTCCTCGCGTCCGGCTACTCCTCGTACATGACGGGTGAGATCGTCTCCGTCAGCAACCAGCACCCGTAA
- a CDS encoding acyl-CoA dehydrogenase family protein, whose amino-acid sequence MDLARSPADESFRAEARAWLRTHVPPEPLPSLETAEGFAAHRVWESELAADRWSVVDWPTEYGGRAAGLLRRLVFEEEYYAAGAPGRVGQNGISLLAPTLFDHGTREQRARVLPPMASGEVVWAQAWSEPEAGSDLASLTSRAVRTDGGWLLTGQKTWSSRAAFADRAFGLFRSEPGTPKPHQGLTYLMFDLRAPGVTVRPIGRLDGRPAFAELFLDEVFVPDQDVIGEPGQGWRIAMSTAGNERGLTLRPPGRFLASADRLFDLWQAQGSPASAHDRVADALIGARAYQLFTYAAASRFLEGTPVGPESSLNKVFWSEYDIALHETALELLGEEGESTDTDWSEGYVFSLAGPIYAGTNEIQRDIIAERLLGLPKGRR is encoded by the coding sequence ATGGACCTCGCCCGTTCGCCCGCAGACGAGTCCTTCCGCGCCGAGGCCCGCGCATGGCTGCGCACCCATGTCCCGCCCGAGCCGCTCCCCTCCCTGGAGACGGCGGAGGGCTTCGCCGCCCACCGTGTCTGGGAGTCCGAGCTGGCCGCCGACCGCTGGTCGGTGGTGGACTGGCCGACCGAGTACGGCGGCCGGGCCGCGGGCCTGCTGCGCCGACTGGTCTTCGAGGAGGAGTACTACGCGGCGGGCGCCCCGGGCCGCGTCGGCCAGAACGGCATCAGCCTCCTCGCTCCCACCCTCTTCGACCACGGCACGCGGGAGCAGCGGGCCCGTGTGCTGCCCCCGATGGCCTCCGGCGAGGTGGTGTGGGCCCAGGCCTGGTCGGAGCCCGAGGCCGGGTCCGACCTTGCCTCGCTCACCTCCAGGGCGGTACGCACGGACGGCGGTTGGCTGCTGACCGGCCAGAAGACCTGGTCGTCGCGCGCCGCCTTCGCGGACCGGGCGTTCGGCCTGTTCCGCAGCGAGCCGGGCACCCCGAAGCCCCACCAGGGCCTGACGTATCTGATGTTCGACCTGCGCGCGCCGGGCGTGACGGTCCGCCCGATCGGCCGTCTCGACGGCAGGCCCGCCTTCGCCGAACTCTTCCTCGACGAGGTGTTCGTACCGGACCAGGACGTCATCGGCGAGCCCGGCCAGGGCTGGCGCATCGCCATGTCCACCGCAGGCAACGAACGCGGCCTGACGCTCCGCCCCCCGGGCCGCTTCCTGGCCTCCGCGGACCGGCTGTTCGACCTCTGGCAGGCCCAGGGAAGCCCGGCGTCCGCACACGACCGCGTGGCCGACGCGTTGATAGGTGCCCGCGCCTACCAGCTCTTCACCTACGCGGCCGCCTCCCGCTTCCTGGAGGGCACGCCGGTCGGCCCCGAGTCCAGTCTGAACAAGGTCTTCTGGTCCGAGTACGACATCGCCCTGCACGAGACGGCACTCGAACTGCTCGGGGAGGAAGGCGAGTCGACGGACACCGACTGGTCCGAGGGCTATGTCTTCTCCCTCGCCGGCCCGATCTACGCCGGCACCAACGAGATCCAGCGCGACATCATCGCCGAGCGCCTCCTCGGCCTGCCGAAAGGCCGCCGCTGA
- a CDS encoding acyl-CoA dehydrogenase family protein produces the protein MRFLLDTEQRAFAESLDAMLTAADTPAVVRAWGRGEHGAGRALWSRIAEAGVFALAAPEAYEGVGPLPVELAVAFVELGRHAVPGPLVETATAAVLLAGLQDPGPAERLLPALVSGEAMATVAPSPESYALDGDAATTRLSYDSGTGELRLSPGHGPVRPSLDPARRPTPLSPGGELLATNPPSLAAALTWARLAVAAQALGVGLALLDRTVAYVGQRTQFGVRIGSFQAVKHRLADAKVALEFARPLVLGAAVTLDPADVAAAKVTACEAAYTTARTALQLHGAIGYTAECDLSLWLTKARALRTAWGGPAECRGTVLSAGRRR, from the coding sequence ATGCGCTTCCTCCTCGACACCGAGCAGCGGGCGTTCGCCGAGTCGCTGGACGCCATGCTGACGGCCGCCGACACACCGGCCGTCGTACGGGCCTGGGGGCGCGGGGAGCATGGGGCGGGGCGCGCGCTGTGGTCCCGTATCGCGGAAGCCGGAGTGTTCGCGCTGGCGGCACCGGAGGCGTACGAGGGGGTCGGCCCCCTGCCCGTCGAGCTGGCCGTCGCCTTCGTGGAGCTGGGGCGGCACGCGGTGCCGGGCCCGCTCGTGGAGACGGCCACGGCGGCGGTCCTCCTGGCCGGTCTGCAGGACCCGGGCCCGGCCGAGCGCCTGCTCCCGGCGCTGGTGTCGGGGGAGGCCATGGCCACGGTGGCACCGTCGCCGGAGTCGTACGCCCTGGACGGGGACGCGGCGACGACCCGTCTGTCGTACGACTCGGGCACCGGTGAACTGCGGCTCTCCCCCGGCCACGGCCCGGTCCGCCCCTCTCTGGACCCGGCCCGCCGCCCGACCCCGCTCTCCCCCGGCGGCGAACTCCTCGCCACGAACCCGCCCTCCCTCGCCGCGGCCCTGACCTGGGCCCGTCTCGCGGTGGCCGCCCAGGCCCTCGGCGTCGGGCTGGCTCTCCTGGACAGGACGGTGGCGTACGTCGGGCAGCGCACCCAGTTCGGTGTGCGCATAGGCTCGTTCCAGGCGGTGAAGCACCGGCTGGCGGACGCGAAGGTGGCCCTGGAGTTCGCGCGTCCGCTGGTCCTCGGGGCGGCGGTCACGCTGGACCCCGCGGATGTGGCGGCGGCGAAGGTGACGGCGTGCGAGGCGGCGTACACGACGGCGCGCACGGCGCTCCAGCTGCACGGCGCGATCGGTTACACGGCGGAGTGCGACCTGTCGCTCTGGCTGACCAAGGCCCGAGCGCTGCGGACCGCGTGGGGCGGCCCGGCCGAGTGCCGCGGTACCGTGCTCAGCGCCGGTCGCCGCCGGTGA
- a CDS encoding iron chaperone, with amino-acid sequence MPSTKSPAGNSGMPAENPGTPAEKYDGFTAEERAAMKEHARDQKKTAARRGASRAEKEAAAEQDVLAKIAEMSEADRVLAERIHEIVKTAAPDLAPKLWYGMPAYARDGKIVCHFQSAEKFKSRYATLGFSDQAALDEGAMWPTAYALKELTAADEQLISALVKKAVG; translated from the coding sequence ATGCCGTCCACGAAGTCGCCCGCCGGGAACTCCGGCATGCCCGCCGAGAACCCTGGCACGCCCGCCGAGAAGTACGACGGCTTCACCGCCGAGGAACGGGCCGCGATGAAGGAGCACGCACGCGATCAGAAGAAGACGGCGGCACGGCGTGGTGCGTCCCGGGCGGAGAAAGAGGCGGCAGCGGAGCAGGACGTGCTCGCGAAGATCGCCGAGATGTCGGAAGCGGACCGGGTTCTCGCCGAGCGGATCCACGAGATCGTCAAGACCGCCGCTCCCGACCTCGCGCCCAAGCTCTGGTACGGGATGCCCGCGTACGCCAGGGACGGCAAGATCGTCTGCCACTTCCAGAGCGCGGAGAAGTTCAAGTCCCGGTACGCCACACTCGGCTTCAGCGACCAGGCGGCACTCGACGAGGGCGCGATGTGGCCGACCGCCTACGCCCTGAAGGAGCTGACCGCGGCCGACGAACAGCTCATCAGCGCCCTGGTGAAGAAGGCGGTGGGCTGA